ataccttgactttgttgtccttaagacattttgccacaactttggaagtatgcttgaggtcattgtccatttggaagacccatttgcgaccaagctttaactgatgtcttgagatgtcgtttcaatatatgcacatcattttccgtcctcatgatgccatctattttgtgaagtgcacacgTCCCTCcggcagtaaagcacccccacaacatgatgctgccacccccgtgcttcacggttgggatggtgttctttggcttgcaagactccccctttttcctccaaacataacgatggtcattatggccaaacagttcaatttttgtttcatcagaccagaggacatttctccaaaaagtatgatctttgtccccatgtgcagttgcaaaccatagtctgtcttttttatggctgttttagagcagtggcttcttccttgctgagcggcctttcaggttatgttgatataggactcatttactgtggatatagatacttttgtacctttttcctccaccatcttcacaaggtcctttgctattgttcttagattgatttgcacttttcgtactaacgtccgttcatctctaggagaccagACTGCGTCTCTTTCCTTAGCGgaatggcggctgcgtggtcccatggtgtttatacctgcgtactattgatatacagttgaacgtggtaccttcaggcatttggaaattgctcccaaaaatgaaccagacttgtggaggtctacaatttttttcctgaagtctaggctgatttcttttgattttcccatgatgttaagcaaagaggcactgagtttgaaggtaggccttgaaatacatccacaggtacacctccatttgactcaaattatgtcttTTAGCccttcagaagcttctaaagccattaaataattttctggaattttccaagctgtttaaaggtacagtaaacttagtgtatgtaaacttctgacccaccggaattgtgaaataatctgtctgtaaacaattgttggaaaaatgacttgtgtcatgcacgactCATGCatggccaaaactatagtttgttaacaagaaatttgtggagtggttgaaaaacaagttttaatgactccaacctaagtgtatgtacacttctgacttcaactgtacatggcaCATTTACATAAAACAGTCACAAAAGAATAATACATTGCCAACTCTTTAACTCTTTAATCCAAACCCTcagccctctcagcccatcccacctatcaccatagacctcagctctttaatcccaccctcagccactctcagcccatcccacctatcaccatagacctcagctctttaatcccaaccctcagccactctcagcccattccacctatcaccatagacctcagctctttaatcccacccctctgctactctcagcccatcccacctatcaccatagacctcagctctttaatcccaacccgcagccactctcagcccatcccacctatcaccatagaccaccctcatttggtttccatgtgccatgtgtttttcaattgtgctgtgatgttattatccacagattgtgagcgaaaacctttcctacgagtattattacattatttattgactgactgtGGCTTTCCAAAGtgcatgttgtgtttttttttaacaattcctgaacctgtgaccagaaacaagctacatagggacttgaataaataaataaataccagaataaatgatctattgattctgtctcttcgcaacaaaatctacagagctgagattgttgtatgcccgatatatatagcattctgttggtggcaatAATTTTTCAGTATTCACACACATAGCCCTTCTGTAGGATCTAGATGGCTTTGTCTAATAAGGAGGTCACTTCCCCAACAAGAGATAACTTCAGTTAAATGTATGTGAATATAAAGGATGTCTGGTTATCCCTTTACTGTTATTGTGCTTAGACAATCCATACATCATCTATGTCCCAGTCCTTTCTCACCACCTGAGAGTAAACTGTGTCTTCCCTTAAAGAATGCTGGTTTCCCACTGCCACTGCAGAGTAGGTGACATCCTCAGCTGGCTTGACGTCTGCATCTTTCTGGTCTTCTCCAGATGGGTCGTGTGCTTTCCTCTTGTCAATGTTGAATCTGACGATCTCAGAATAAACCAGGTCCTGGGGAAagacaaagggagggagagggtgagatagATGAGGATCACTGAATGATTACAAATATAATGTGATTAGCTAAAATCTTAGGCTGGAATTCAGTCAAACGCACAGCGAAAAACAAGTTTTCAACAAAAAAACtcacctcttctcttcctgtcctGTCTGCATTGACCACCAGGCTGCTTGTATCTGAAAAACAACCACAGCGGGTCTTACAGAAAGCAGAAATCCAGGACGGGTGTAACTGAGCAGAAGGGGAACTTTTTCGTGCGGTTGCTACTCACCAATGCTGACAGAGGGGTTGAATATAGCCTTGTGCCTAGTTAGAGAGAATAATATAAATACATTCACTGGTAAAACATAACAATCAGTTCCTCTGCACTTGTAATGCCTGATGATACATTACATGCCATtgagatacatacagtatatattcattATGTTCTGTAACTATGTGTTACAGACAGCGTACACACACCTCTTCCTGACAATGATGAGGTAAGCTGTGGCTGTCACGACAACTGTTACCAGGAGGGCTGCGGTAACAATTCCCACAACCTCGCCAGATGATGGAGGTGGAATCTGATCTGGGAAGGAAACAGAACCCCTGTAACCTCTTTGACCTCTGATACAGCTGCATGTCAGATTGAATCCTACAGTATCTACAGGAAAACTATTGTAACTAATCAATGTTAATATTTCAATCATTTAATGAGATCCATTCTTTTCTTCCCTATATTAAGAGTTCCAgagggttgagtggagctgaaggatgggactaaaaacaaacaaaatataactattgtaaaatatactgtgtccgtaaaatgtatatagtatgtagaagcctaagtgttgttgcccattagtttactccaaataGGGGAGAGATGGAATGGTTAGGGGAAAATgacatataaaaaatatatatatattggaaaTGATGGAAATGATGCATACAATTActttgatggaagccacaatctatctgcaatattaaagctgaacTTCCAGACTTACTCAGTACAGTGAGGATGGTTGTCCTCGCAATTGAGCCACTAGGGAAGACTGTCAGGAGACAGATGTATTTCCCTGCATCAGTCATCTCCACATCTTTTATAGTAATAGAGGAATCACCTGTGGAAGCTCCAGCGAACTCCAACCTCCCTTTTAGAGGTGACTCAGAAATGTTTTGACCTAAATTAGGGCTAAAGACAGCTATGGTAAACTTTTCAGTATCTGATATCTCCCACTGCCACTCAGCCTGAATGAGATTGCCCTGGAGCAACTTACAACGCAGTGTGACATCATTACCCAGGTACCCTGTCACCTGTGGTTCAACACTGACCTGAGCTTCCAACACTACTGGAGATGGAGATCGAAGAAGAgcgagaaattgagagagagagagagagagggattacgAACCATTTTAAAAAAACAGAATCATACAGTTGTTCATTATTGGTTTTTAGCTTCTGTTTTCCCCTCTAGTCTGAGTTGTGTTAATTTGGGACCAAAATATCAAAAAAAATTGAAACTGAGAACAAAAATTAGTATTCCTTTTTGGACAAGTTCAGATGGTAACTCCCTGTTTTCTTCATATCGACTGAACAAAATTCCAGGTTAACAGGACCTTCTCTATTTTCCCTCCAGGTTAATAGGACCTTCTCTATAAGAGAATAAAGTTACAAATAAAAATGTCTTACCTGAAGAGAGGCCAATGTGTACCAGCAGCAAAAAGGCAGACAGTCTGCATTTTTCCATAGCACTCCTGCTAGAAATGTGATCTGTGTGATCTATGGTCTACACACGGTCAAAACACTCTCAAATGGTTGCAAAGTAAATTAACTGAAGCATCAATCATGAACTGAGCATAGATGGTGGAAAAGACTAGTCTAATGTGGGTTAACAAACCGCTACAGATAGAGAAGTGAAAATATAGGAAGCACATTTCGTACTTCCTCCCATGAGTGTGGTAAACTGTTATCTGGACCTTTTTTTTTAGACTGTGGTCAGTATGAATACTGGTGATTTACCAACAGGTGGCAAGTCAGGAGTATTTTTTGATTGTCTGAAGATGATCCCTTGCCCCATGTTTAAAGCACTTTTGTGCGAGCGTGTGCACGTACGTGCATGCAGGTGTGTAGGAAGGGTTATATTTGGATTGCTTCTCACTCAGATGACAATCAGCGTTACAAGCACTGCTAGCACAATCCTAGTAACAGACCCCACTGACAACATTACTGATGATGGTTCTTCTGAAAACACAATACGGCCTGGTTACTCACACAGCCTTGATTTCCCACACCATCTCTTGTTCTTTAGGGTATTTTACAGCATGGATTACTAGACAGGAGCATTACAGAATGATAAATGCATAATAAATAACATTTGTTTGATAGGATAACTCACATTACCCTTGGGAGTTACTGACACCCAGCACGGTGAGGGTGGTTGTGTCTTTAAGTGTGCCACTGACGGAGCCTGCCCATTTAAAGGTGAATTTCCCATCATCTCCACATCTTTTATAGTGATGGAGCCTCTGAAAGTATTAGCCAACACCACCCTCCCTTCTAGTGGCGACTCAGGAATCTAAGACTTGTCTAACAAAGCTATGGGAACCGATAAGTCATACATGGAGCAGGTTCAGTTCATGAGACGAATACAACATTTAACACCATTCTTTTATTGGAATTTCAGTTCATATTTGGTATCCTATATGGTGCACTTCTTTTGGCCAGAGCCACATAGGCAGTCTAGTCCTCACTAGTTTTTTGAGGATTCAGCAAGCATAACAGGTATACTCAAACTTCCTCTCATCTTCCTCCTTTCAGTGGAAAAAAAAGTTGCTGTTACCTGTTGCAAAATGTGGTTCAGTAGGGGAGGTTTCTATGAAAACGCCCCTATTGGCATTTAGTGTAGCACAGGTTGTGGTCTGAGGGATGACACTGACCAGAGAAAGCAGATTCAAATTAGTAAGACTTCAACTGGTGTGTGCAATTTAAGGGGATATAATTTGTCCTCTATAGTTGCCTAGTCCATATTTACATTGAGCAAGTATACATAGCTGGATGGCTGAGCTGTACAGTACAAAGACCAGTGTCTACTCAGTAGTGGAGTCCAGTAGGGTCTAGTTTCTAGTCTCCTTGGCTGGTCCTCCAGTGAATGTTTG
The genomic region above belongs to Oncorhynchus mykiss isolate Arlee chromosome 3, USDA_OmykA_1.1, whole genome shotgun sequence and contains:
- the LOC110505096 gene encoding uncharacterized protein LOC110505096 isoform X2 translates to MEKCRLSAFLLLVHIGLSSVLEAQVSVEPQVTGYLGNDVTLRCKLLQGNLIQAEWQWEISDTEKFTIAVFSPNLGQNISESPLKGRLEFAGASTGDSSITIKDVEMTDAGKYICLLTVFPSGSIARTTILTVLNQIPPPSSGEVVGIVTAALLVTVVVTATAYLIIVRKRHKAIFNPSVSIDTSSLVVNADRTGREEDLVYSEIVRFNIDKRKAHDPSGEDQKDADVKPAEDVTYSAVAVGNQHSLREDTVYSQVVRKDWDIDDVWIV
- the LOC110505096 gene encoding uncharacterized protein LOC110505096 isoform X1, encoding MEKCRLSAFLLLVHIGLSSVVLEAQVSVEPQVTGYLGNDVTLRCKLLQGNLIQAEWQWEISDTEKFTIAVFSPNLGQNISESPLKGRLEFAGASTGDSSITIKDVEMTDAGKYICLLTVFPSGSIARTTILTVLNQIPPPSSGEVVGIVTAALLVTVVVTATAYLIIVRKRHKAIFNPSVSIDTSSLVVNADRTGREEDLVYSEIVRFNIDKRKAHDPSGEDQKDADVKPAEDVTYSAVAVGNQHSLREDTVYSQVVRKDWDIDDVWIV